Part of the Pseudomonas sp. ADAK13 genome is shown below.
GTGTACAGGATCCGCAGGTTCCGCCCGGCATCGGCCAGGCTTTGCCGAGCCGTCAACGGCTCACTGCGCAGCATCTGCCCGGGGGATGCAGGCACCTTGTCGGTCCAGGTATAGAACGCAGGAACACCGCCGTCGCCGGCGGGCACCGGAGCCGCACTCACGCCGCTGCAGCCCGCCAGCAACACCGCCAGCGCCAGGGAAAACCGACGCGCCATCACCAGCCCTCTTTCAACATCCGCAACTCAAGATACTGCAGCAGCATGATGGTCTTGCCGTCGACGATCTCGCCGCTTTGCACCATGGACAGAGCGGCCTCGAACCCCAGCTCCAGCACCTCGATGTCCTCACCCTCATCTTCCAGCCCGCCGCCATCGCTGACCCGGTCGGAAGGCGAATATTCGCCGATGAAAAAGTGGATGCGCTCGGTCACCGAGCCCGGGCTCATGAAGGCCGAGTAGATTTTTTCCACGTGGCCCACACGGTAGCCCGTCTCTTCTTCCGCTTCGAGACGAATGCGTTCCTCGGGGCTGGCATTGTCCAGCAGGCCGGCGGCGGATTCGATCAGGTAGCCGTGGTAGCCATTGACGAAAGTCGGCATGCGGAACTGGCGAATCAGCAACACCGTGCGCCGCTCGCGGTTGTACAGCAGGATGGTCGCACCATTGCCCCGGTCATAGATCTCACGGGTCTGGGACTGCCAACTGCCGTCGCGGCGGCGCAGGTCGAAAGTGTACTTTTTCAGCACGTACCAGTTATCCGAGAGCAACTCTTCGGTGTGGATGCGAACGGGGCTGTTGTCCATGAGCGGTCCTTTTATCGTGGGACAGGGAGCATGTGGTTCAAGCGTCGTTATCGTCAAGTCGAGCCTGTGAGGGCCATGCGTATCCAGGCGACTACCTAGCCGAATGGCCAGTCGTCGCTTTTTTCCGCCAGGGTCAGAATGCTCCACCCTGGGAATGCGCGCAGTACTACGCAGGGCCAACCTGGCATTCAAGGTGAAAGCGTTTTTCGGGCGTGAACTCCACTCGCACAGGAAGTTGCCGTTATGCCGAAACACCGCACATCCTCGACGTTTTTCAGTCTTGTCTTTTCAATTGCCAGCCTCGCGACGATAGGGCTTGCCGTGCACTGGCTATCCCCGGACATGTCGGACGCCGCGCCGCCTCCCGGCCCTGCCGCCGTCCCGGTCCGCGCGGCAAGCGTGGGGCAGCGCGACGTACCGGTGATCGTCCAGGCCATCGGGAATGTGCGTTCACTGCGCAGTGTCGATATCCGGCCTCAAGTCGACGGCCTGCTGCTGGACGTACCCGTCAGCGAAGGCCAGTTCGTCCGCCAGGGCGAGCTGCTGGCACAGATCGACGATCGAGGGATTCTCGCCGTCCTGCAACAAGCCCGGGCGGAACGGGATATGGCCCAGGCACAATTGACCTCTGCCAATGGCGACCTCGCGCGCTATCGCGCCCTGGCCAGCGGCCAGGCCATTTCGAAGCAAATCCTTGACCAGCAGACCGCACTGGTGGCCCAGTTACGCGCCGGCCTGCACAGCCGCGACGCGATCGTCACCGCCAACGAGGTGCAGCTGTCGTATACGCGGATTCAGTCGCCGACCGACGGACACGTCGGCATTCGCAATATTCACCCCGGCAGCTATGTACGGGCAGGAGATGCCCAGCCCTTGTTCTCCGTCGTGCAACTGGACCCCATCGGTATAGAAAGCGCCTTGCCCCAGGCCATGCTGGGGCAATTGCAGGCACTGCTGGGTGATGCCAGCCAAACCGCAGCGAGCTTGCGTGCCTATGCAAGCGACAGCGGCACCCTGTTGAGCGAGGGGCAGTTATCACTGATCGACAACCGGGTATCCAATGCCACCGGGACGGTGCGTATCAAGGGCACTTTTACCAACCCACAAGGGGCGCTCTGGCCGGATCAGTCAGTCGTCATCAACTTGCAAACCGACACGTTGAGCAACGCCCTGGTGGTGCCACAACGCGCACTGCGCCAGGGCCAGGAAACCACCTTTGTCTGGAGAATCACCGAGGACAAGGCGGCGCCCCAGCCCGTGCAGGTGACGTACGCCGACGCTTCTATCGCCGTGGTCACAGGCCTGCAACCCGGCGACCTGATCGTTGAGGATGGTTATTCGCGACTGCGTCCCGGCGCCACGGTGCAGATACTCAACGCGGCCGAAACTGCCGGTTTGTCTGATGGCGGAGCCGCTTTCTGATGGCGGCGCGCAAGGTCTACACCTGGTGCATCGACCACCCCACCGGCACCCTTTTGTTAAGTGTTGCCCTGTTGCTACTGGGGTTGATCGCCTATCCGCGCCTCTCCATCGCGCCCCTTCCGGAAGCCGAATTCCCGACCATCCAGGTGACCGCACGCCTGCCCGGCGCCAGTGCCAAGACCATCGCCTCGTCAGTCGCAACGCCTCTGGAAGTGGCGTTCAGTTCAGTGCCCGGCATTACCGAGATGACGTCCACCAGTGCCCTCGGCCAGATGACGCTGACCCTGCAATTCACCCTGGAAAAGGATATCGACACCGCTGCCCAGGAAGTCCAGGCGGCGATCAACGCCGCTTCGGCACGCCTGCCCAGTGACATGCCCAGCTTGCCTGTGTGGCGCAAGGTCAACCCGGCGGATGGACCGGTGCTGATCATCAGCGTGGTGTCCGAAAGCCGTTCGTTGATCGATGTCAGCGACCTTGCCGAAAGCGTGCTGTCGCGCCAACTCAGCCAGATCGGCGGAGTCGGCCAAGTCATCGTGGTCGGCCAGCGCCGCCCGGCGATCCGTATCCAGGCGCGCCCCGAGACGCTGGCGGCAGCCAACGTCAGCCTGCAGGACATCCGCGAAGCCGTGCGGCAATCCAGCGTCAACCTGCCCAAGGGCGCGTTGTTCGGTGACACACGTGTGTCGACGCTGGAAGTCAATGACCAGTTGTTTTCGGCCCCCGAGTATGGCGACGTTATCGTCAGCTATCGCAACGGCTCGGCCGTACGCGTGCGTGACGTCGCCGATGTCACACTGGGCGCTGAAAATGACTATGCCCGTGCCTGGCCCAACGGACAGTCCGGGGTGGTGCTGGTGGTTCTTCGCCAACCCGGCGCCAACATCGTCGCGACGGCTGACAGCATCCGGCAAGCACTGCCCCGGCTACGCGCATCACTGCCGGCCGATGTGACGGTCGACGTGCTGAACGACCGTACGCGCACCATCCGTTCATCCTTGCAGGAAGTGCAACTGACCCTGGGTATCGCAATTGTCCTGGTGATTGGGGTGATGGCGTTGTTCCTGCGCCAATGGTCGGCAACCCTGATCGTCACCGCCGTACTCGGTATCTCGCTGGTGGCCACGTGTGCGGTCATGTATGTGGCCGGTTTCAGCCTGAACAACCTGACCCTGGTGGCCATCGTCATCGCGGTCGGATTCGTCGTCGACGACGCCATCGTGGTCATCGAAAACGTCCACCGACACCTGGAGCGCGGTGAAGACAGACGCACCGCCGCGCTCAAGGGCATCAGCGAAATCGGCTTCACGGTGTGCTCCATCAGCCTGTCGCTGATTGCCGCATTTATCCCGTTGCTGTTCATGGGTGGGGTGATCGGCCGACTGTTTCGCGAGTTCGCGCTCACCGCCACCGCCGCCATTCTGATTTCCGTGGTGCTCTGCCTGACGCTGGCCCCCACGTTGGCATCACTGTTTATGAATGCGCCCGCACACCGGCCGCCAGACAAGGGGTTTCTCGCGTGGTTGAGTAACGGTTACGCACGCGCACTGACCTGGGCGCTGGGGCATCAGCGCAGCATGCTCGGGGTGTTTTTTGCGAGTGTGGTGCTCAGCGTTGCCAGCTTCGTGATGATTCCCAAGGGTTTCTTCCCCCTGCAAGACACGGCGTTCATACAGGGCGTGACCCAGGCCTCGGCGGATATTTCCTATGAGGACATGCTGGACAAACATCAGCAACTGGCCGCTATCGTCAGCCAGGACCCGGACGTCACCGACTTCAACCATGCCGTCGGCGGCAGCATCACCGACTCCATCAGTAATGGCCGGATGTGGCTGGTCCTCAACGACCCCGGGCAACGCGATGCAACCATCAGCCAGGTCATCGACCGTTTGCGTCCGCAACTGGCACAGGTGCCCGGTATCCAGGTATTTCTTCGCGCCGTGCAAGACATCAACCTGAGCGCCGGCCAGCCACGAGCGCAATACCAGTATGTGTTGCGCGCCGAAGACAGCGGCGAACTCGCGACCTGGACCACGCGGTTGACTGATCGACTGAGAACGCTCCCGTTGTTCAGCGACGTGTCCCATGACCTGCAACTGGACGCAAACGTCACCCGTATTACCCTGGACCGCGACGAGGCCGCACGTTATGGCTTCACTCCCCGCGACCTGGACAACGCGCTGTATGACGCGTTTGGCCAGCGGCAGATCAGCGAGTACCAGACCGAGGTCAACCAGTACCAGGTCATCCTGGAACTCGCCCCTTCGGCGCGAGGCACTGCCGACAGCCTGAACTACCTGCAATTGCGCTCGCCTCTCACCGGAGAGGCCGTGCCCCTGCTGGCATTTTCCCGGATCGAGCCGCCGGTCAGCGGGCCGCTGCTGATCAATCACAATGGTATGCAGCCTGCTGCCAACCTGTCGTTCAACCTGGCACCCGGTGTCGCACTGGGCCAGGCCGTCGAGGCGCTGCAACAAGTGGAACGGGAGATCGAAATGCCCGCCTCAATCAGTGCAACGTTTCAAGGTTCGGCGCAGGCATTCCAGGCGTCCCTGGCCAGCCAGCCCTACCTGATTCTGGCGGCACTGGTGGCGGTCTACATTATTTTGGGAGTGCTGTATGAAAGCCTGGTGCATCCACTGACGATCCTCTCCACGCTGCCAGCAGCAGGCGTCGGCGCCATCCTGCTGCTATGGGCCTGGCAACTGGACTTCTCGATCATGGCGCTGATCGGGCTGATCCTGCTGATCGGTATCGTCAAGAAAAACGGCATCCTGATGGTGGATTTCGCCTTGCAAGCCCAGCGGAAACAAGGCCTGAGTGCACATGACGCGATCTATCAGGCCTGTATTGCGCGCTTTCGACCCATCATGATGACCACGCTGGCGGCCTTGCTCGGCGCCGTCCCCCTGATGCTCGCATTCGGTACCGGCGCCGAGTTGCGTGAGCCGCTCGGTGTGGCGATTGTGGGCGGCTTGCTGCTGAGCCAGGCCCTGACATTGTTGACCACGCCGGTGGTGTTCCT
Proteins encoded:
- a CDS encoding efflux RND transporter permease subunit, with protein sequence MAARKVYTWCIDHPTGTLLLSVALLLLGLIAYPRLSIAPLPEAEFPTIQVTARLPGASAKTIASSVATPLEVAFSSVPGITEMTSTSALGQMTLTLQFTLEKDIDTAAQEVQAAINAASARLPSDMPSLPVWRKVNPADGPVLIISVVSESRSLIDVSDLAESVLSRQLSQIGGVGQVIVVGQRRPAIRIQARPETLAAANVSLQDIREAVRQSSVNLPKGALFGDTRVSTLEVNDQLFSAPEYGDVIVSYRNGSAVRVRDVADVTLGAENDYARAWPNGQSGVVLVVLRQPGANIVATADSIRQALPRLRASLPADVTVDVLNDRTRTIRSSLQEVQLTLGIAIVLVIGVMALFLRQWSATLIVTAVLGISLVATCAVMYVAGFSLNNLTLVAIVIAVGFVVDDAIVVIENVHRHLERGEDRRTAALKGISEIGFTVCSISLSLIAAFIPLLFMGGVIGRLFREFALTATAAILISVVLCLTLAPTLASLFMNAPAHRPPDKGFLAWLSNGYARALTWALGHQRSMLGVFFASVVLSVASFVMIPKGFFPLQDTAFIQGVTQASADISYEDMLDKHQQLAAIVSQDPDVTDFNHAVGGSITDSISNGRMWLVLNDPGQRDATISQVIDRLRPQLAQVPGIQVFLRAVQDINLSAGQPRAQYQYVLRAEDSGELATWTTRLTDRLRTLPLFSDVSHDLQLDANVTRITLDRDEAARYGFTPRDLDNALYDAFGQRQISEYQTEVNQYQVILELAPSARGTADSLNYLQLRSPLTGEAVPLLAFSRIEPPVSGPLLINHNGMQPAANLSFNLAPGVALGQAVEALQQVEREIEMPASISATFQGSAQAFQASLASQPYLILAALVAVYIILGVLYESLVHPLTILSTLPAAGVGAILLLWAWQLDFSIMALIGLILLIGIVKKNGILMVDFALQAQRKQGLSAHDAIYQACIARFRPIMMTTLAALLGAVPLMLAFGTGAELREPLGVAIVGGLLLSQALTLLTTPVVFLALERLRVSPA
- a CDS encoding efflux RND transporter periplasmic adaptor subunit, producing MHWLSPDMSDAAPPPGPAAVPVRAASVGQRDVPVIVQAIGNVRSLRSVDIRPQVDGLLLDVPVSEGQFVRQGELLAQIDDRGILAVLQQARAERDMAQAQLTSANGDLARYRALASGQAISKQILDQQTALVAQLRAGLHSRDAIVTANEVQLSYTRIQSPTDGHVGIRNIHPGSYVRAGDAQPLFSVVQLDPIGIESALPQAMLGQLQALLGDASQTAASLRAYASDSGTLLSEGQLSLIDNRVSNATGTVRIKGTFTNPQGALWPDQSVVINLQTDTLSNALVVPQRALRQGQETTFVWRITEDKAAPQPVQVTYADASIAVVTGLQPGDLIVEDGYSRLRPGATVQILNAAETAGLSDGGAAF
- the nudK gene encoding GDP-mannose pyrophosphatase NudK; its protein translation is MDNSPVRIHTEELLSDNWYVLKKYTFDLRRRDGSWQSQTREIYDRGNGATILLYNRERRTVLLIRQFRMPTFVNGYHGYLIESAAGLLDNASPEERIRLEAEEETGYRVGHVEKIYSAFMSPGSVTERIHFFIGEYSPSDRVSDGGGLEDEGEDIEVLELGFEAALSMVQSGEIVDGKTIMLLQYLELRMLKEGW